The Conexivisphaera calida genome includes a region encoding these proteins:
- a CDS encoding SIS domain-containing protein: protein MEGIGKSYSELCSLVGSTQLPDEETISKFRDLVEGAGRIITVGAGRSGEIADVFMRFLRNLGYERSYGPDDVPYVIKYSDLVIGFTGSGTTTYTLQTLQVARDAGAKIVVFTATPESPAAALADLVINVPGGTKSSESSEDYYERLLSKEMYAPLTPLGTLFELRALFISLAFIRELAVGGSLGGNYGNLLGVAAEYEPSGEEFDRLYSLMPRPRSRENPWPGKVVVIGEGFSGSVAKFFVTRLRHVAKADEVREVYYWLDKGSVAVSSGDLVIIISGSGEQLPAILATKARSKGVRVAGITSFPTSSLGLNSDVIVRVPGRKIQRIKGLRSSYLPRDPMDSAFELRALLSLEALVHEIAKVEGVTEADMRKLHSDFT, encoded by the coding sequence GTGGAGGGCATAGGCAAATCCTACAGCGAACTCTGCTCGCTCGTCGGCTCCACGCAGCTGCCGGACGAGGAAACCATCTCCAAGTTCAGGGACCTCGTGGAGGGCGCCGGGAGGATAATCACGGTGGGCGCCGGGAGGTCCGGCGAGATAGCCGACGTGTTCATGAGGTTCCTGAGGAACCTGGGATACGAGAGAAGCTACGGCCCGGACGACGTGCCCTACGTCATAAAGTACAGCGACCTGGTCATAGGGTTCACCGGGAGCGGCACGACCACCTACACCCTGCAGACGCTGCAGGTCGCCAGGGACGCGGGCGCCAAGATCGTGGTCTTCACGGCCACCCCCGAAAGCCCTGCCGCGGCGCTCGCGGACCTCGTGATAAACGTCCCCGGGGGGACGAAGTCCTCCGAGTCCTCCGAGGACTACTACGAGCGCCTGCTGAGCAAGGAAATGTATGCACCGCTCACGCCGCTCGGCACGCTCTTCGAGCTCAGGGCCCTCTTCATCTCGCTCGCCTTCATAAGGGAACTAGCGGTGGGAGGGAGCCTGGGGGGCAACTACGGGAACCTGCTCGGCGTGGCCGCGGAATACGAGCCATCCGGGGAGGAGTTCGACAGGCTATACTCGCTCATGCCGAGGCCGCGCAGCAGGGAGAATCCGTGGCCCGGCAAGGTCGTGGTCATAGGCGAGGGATTCTCCGGCAGCGTGGCCAAGTTCTTCGTCACCAGGCTCCGGCACGTCGCCAAGGCGGACGAGGTCAGGGAGGTCTACTACTGGCTCGACAAGGGCAGCGTCGCGGTGTCCAGCGGGGACCTCGTGATAATAATCTCCGGATCGGGCGAGCAGCTGCCCGCCATCCTCGCTACGAAGGCCAGATCCAAGGGAGTCCGCGTGGCCGGGATAACATCGTTCCCCACGTCGTCGCTCGGCCTCAACAGCGACGTGATAGTCAGGGTGCCCGGGAGGAAGATCCAGAGGATAAAGGGTCTGAGGAGCAGCTACCTGCCCAGGGATCCCATGGACTCGGCGTTCGAGCTGAGGGCCCTCCTGTCGCTGGAGGCGCTGGTGCACGAGATAGCGAAGGTCGAGGGGGTCACGGAGGCGGACATGCGCAAACTGCACTCGGATTTCACGTGA
- a CDS encoding metal-sulfur cluster assembly factor, with product MALTQEQKEDMKRRIVEALKEVYDPEIPVNVWDLGLIEDISINDDGFVDIKMLLTAIGCPVAASIAYMTEATVWDKVKDAKGVNVEIIWDHPWSPDRVTPEGREQLKVIYGYDVVEDWKAAYQYQQGAGQSSA from the coding sequence ATGGCTCTGACTCAGGAGCAGAAGGAGGACATGAAGAGGAGGATCGTGGAGGCGCTGAAGGAGGTCTACGACCCTGAGATCCCCGTCAACGTGTGGGACCTCGGCCTCATAGAGGACATATCGATCAACGATGACGGATTCGTCGACATAAAGATGCTTCTGACGGCGATCGGCTGCCCCGTCGCCGCGTCCATAGCCTACATGACCGAGGCCACCGTGTGGGACAAGGTGAAGGACGCGAAGGGCGTGAACGTCGAGATAATCTGGGATCACCCGTGGTCGCCCGACCGCGTGACCCCGGAGGGCAGGGAACAGCTCAAGGTAATCTATGGATACGACGTTGTGGAGGACTGGAAGGCCGCCTACCAGTACCAGCAGGGCGCCGGGCAGTCATCGGCGTAA
- a CDS encoding ROK family protein: protein MRKVLAADLGATNLRAALIGEGGDVLELRRSSTPRQGVVDAIVRLVEDMADRVSSMGLASVGPMDIRRGVLLNPPNLNEHGEIEVVGRLRDRLGIDVVLLNDAVAGAIGEWTYGAGKGLRDVVYLTFSTGLGAGVIIDGRPLLGRRGNAHEVGHLVVDYRGRIRCGCGGIGHWEAYCSGSGLPKLASLVAHEHPELRGHLGRAIESGALPDAPSIFRAAREGDPLALEVVREFSAITAAGIASVASAYDPELVILGGPVYLQNRDLLDGLLGEYLPEYSLDGPPALAPAVLGDLSPLMGAAAAALSPALAGSAAQTQ, encoded by the coding sequence ATGAGGAAGGTGCTCGCCGCGGACCTGGGCGCGACCAATCTCAGGGCGGCGCTGATCGGGGAGGGCGGCGACGTCCTGGAGCTCAGGAGGTCCAGCACCCCGCGCCAGGGCGTCGTCGACGCGATCGTGAGGCTCGTGGAGGACATGGCGGATCGCGTGTCCTCCATGGGCCTGGCGTCCGTGGGTCCCATGGACATCAGGAGGGGGGTCCTGCTCAACCCCCCGAACCTCAACGAGCACGGGGAGATAGAGGTCGTCGGCAGGCTCAGGGACAGGCTGGGGATAGATGTGGTCCTCCTCAACGACGCGGTGGCAGGCGCAATAGGCGAGTGGACCTACGGGGCAGGGAAGGGTCTCCGGGACGTCGTCTACCTGACGTTCAGCACGGGCCTGGGCGCCGGGGTGATAATCGACGGCCGGCCCCTACTCGGGAGGCGCGGCAACGCGCACGAGGTCGGCCACCTGGTCGTGGACTACCGGGGTAGAATCAGGTGCGGCTGCGGCGGCATTGGGCACTGGGAGGCCTACTGCTCGGGCAGCGGCTTGCCCAAGCTCGCGTCGCTCGTCGCGCATGAGCACCCCGAGCTGCGGGGGCACCTCGGCCGCGCGATAGAATCCGGGGCATTGCCGGACGCGCCCTCCATCTTCCGCGCAGCCCGGGAGGGCGACCCGCTGGCACTGGAGGTCGTGCGCGAGTTCTCCGCGATAACCGCGGCCGGCATAGCGAGCGTGGCGAGCGCATACGATCCCGAGCTCGTGATCCTCGGGGGGCCCGTCTACCTGCAGAACAGGGACCTCCTGGACGGGCTCCTAGGAGAGTACCTCCCGGAATACTCGCTCGATGGCCCTCCCGCGCTGGCCCCGGCGGTCCTGGGGGATCTGTCCCCCCTCATGGGCGCGGCCGCCGCGGCCCTGAGTCCCGCGCTCGCCGGGTCGGCGGCCCAAACCCAATAA
- the hjc gene encoding Holliday junction resolvase Hjc: MRSEESRSRRRGLDRERDLARKLWEMGFASMRAPASGAKAKHFVQPDVIAVKDGAVFVFEVKSRSELPLYVDSEQVEKLSEWAARARARAFIAVHYSRSWHFVPLGGIERVGRTYRVDEDDVARALRLEDLRA, encoded by the coding sequence TTGAGGTCCGAGGAATCCAGGTCCAGGCGCCGTGGGCTGGACAGGGAGCGCGACCTGGCGCGCAAGCTGTGGGAGATGGGTTTCGCCTCCATGAGGGCGCCTGCGAGCGGCGCGAAGGCCAAGCACTTCGTTCAGCCGGACGTGATAGCGGTCAAGGACGGCGCGGTGTTCGTGTTCGAGGTGAAGTCCAGGAGCGAACTTCCGCTATACGTGGACTCGGAGCAGGTGGAGAAGCTCTCGGAGTGGGCTGCGCGCGCCCGCGCCAGGGCATTCATAGCTGTGCACTACTCCAGATCCTGGCACTTCGTGCCGCTGGGCGGAATTGAGCGCGTGGGCCGCACGTACAGGGTGGACGAGGACGACGTCGCCCGCGCGCTGCGCCTCGAGGATCTCAGGGCCTGA